AATAGCCAAATCTGCTGACGCACGTCCCTGGGGAAAAGCTCGCGCTTGGCTTCAACGACGATGGCAAGGTCGCTTTGATTGATGTGAACATCGAGCAGACCATCAGGCTCATATCGGCTGCCCGATCGAGGCTGGTTCATGCGCGGATGCGCGGAAGCCCCCGGCAACGCCGCTATGGCGCTACAGAGTTCCTCGACCAGCTCCTGTTCATCGTACCCAAAATCACGCATATTCGGCCACCAGTGAATAAGGCCATTATGCCGAATATTCGACCGATTGGCAATATTCACTGTGCAGCAAATCTAATTTAAGCGATTTGGACGTTTCACTCGCTCGTTGAAGAGCGGAACTCGAGTGAACGGCACCCAAGTGTCAGACATACCTCAACCGGCTGACGCAGAAGTGGCCCGGCTCGTCTGAACAGCCTTTGACGTTTGATAAGTGGATCGTCTGCGGGTTGGTTGTTCAAGCTGCCGCCTGCGGGGCGTCATTGAGGTCGGGCGTAGCCCGGCCGGAGTGACGCCCCGCAAGTCGCGGCCAATTCACGCTGCCACGGCCTGTGGCAGATTGTCAAAGTAGGTTTGATCGGGCGGACGCCCACCGAGGCTCGAGTGAGGTCTCCGGGCGTTATAGAAGCCCAGATATCGGCCGATTGACCGGCCCCCACCGAGTGGTCCGGGTTGTTTGTTAGTGTAAGATTGCCTCCGGCGCCATGGCTGGCCGTAGGTGCAGCGTAGCGGAACCGGAGGGCAGCCATGGCGCCGTTGCCGTCTCCGGGGCCGGCGGTCGATACCCCAGCGAACTATGAGGCCTGACGGTGTTGTAGTGTCTGCGCCAGCCCTCGATCAGGATCCGAGCTTCGGCCAGGGTGTAGAAGATCTCCCCGTTCAAGAGCTCGTCGCGCATCGAGCCGTTGAAGGACTCACAGTAGCCATTTTCCCATGGGCTGCCGGGTGTAATGTAGAGCGTCTTCAAGCCGATCTTCGCCAGCCATTGCTGCACGGCATTGGCGATAAATTCAGGGCCATTGTCTGACCGTATGTGCGCCGGCGGCCCCCGTATGACGAACAACTCGGCGAGAGCCGCCAGCACGTCCTCGCTGCGCAGCCGTCGCGCGATGGGTAGGGCGAGGCACTCGCGGCTGGCCTCGTCGATGATCGACAGGATGCGGAACTTGCGGCCATCATGTGTGCGTCCCTCGACGAAGTCGTAAGACCACACATGGCCCGGATATTCCGGCCGCAGGCGGATACATGATCCGTCGTTCAGCCAGAGCCTTCCACGCTTCGGTTGCTTCTGCGGCACCTTGAGCCCTTCACGGCGCCAGATGCGCTCCACCCGTTTGCGGTTCACATGCCAACCCGCATCACGCAGCAAGGCCGTCACCCGGCGATAGCCATAGCGGCCATACTGCCGGGCAAGCGCGATGATATCCTCGGTCAGGGCTGCTTCGTCATCCGCCCCACGCGGCGTTTTGCGCTGCGTCGATCGATGTTGCCCGAGCACGCGGCAGACCCGCCGCTCGGACACCGGCATCATGCCCCGGATATGATCGATACAGCGCCTGCGGCGCGCGGGGCTCAGAAGTTTCCCCGCGAGGCCTCCTGTAGGATCAACTTGTCCAGCGTCAGATCTGACACCGCCCGCCGCAACCGGGCGTTTTCCTTCTCAAGCTCTTTCATGCGCCGAGCCTGGTCCATCTTCAGGCCGCCATACTCCTTGCGCCAGCGGTAGTAGCTCTGCTCGGTGACGCCGATCCGGCGACACGCATCCGCCACCGTTCCGCCCTGCGCCAGCACGATCTCCGCTTCACGCAGCTTGCCGATGATCTCTTCCGGCTTGTGCTTCCTCGCCATTCAAGTCCTCCTTCGTGGCCAAATCTAAAACAGATTTTGGGCCACTCAGAAGGGGGCAGATCAGTTGGCATGACATTGATGGGCGTCGCCTTGCAGCATGAGAGCAGTTAACGTTGACGGCTGATTTTATGCCTGAGGCGTGACGCGGGCATTGGCAGTTAATCGGAACCGGGTTCTACAGCGGAGGAATTCGGCCCCCGCAACCAACGTGAGTATAACTCACTCAAAATCCCGATTTAAACTGTGATCCAAACAGGGCATTGCCCTGCCGATCTCGGTTGTCCGCGCTCGGAACAGCGCCTCATCGAAAATCGGGAAGCTGGCCATTATGAGTCTCGGCGGAGATCGTGGCGCTGGACATAGCCGATGAGGGCCACCGCAACATTTGTGGCATTGAGATAAGCCCCAACCCGCGATAGGCGCGCGCTATGATGAACATTCCCTGGGATCAGCCCGCGACGCTGATCGATCTGGACGGCAAGACGCCGGTAATCGGATCGATGCTCGAATGCGTGATGCACTTTTCGATCTTCAAGCCATTTGCCAAAGAGCAGGCGCGCATCCTGCTGACGCGCCCCGTGTTCCGCGAAGGCCGCAAGACTCGAACCTGGATTCTCAATCCCGACGAGATCCAGCAGCTCGCCGAGCGGCTCAATGCCGAGAGGGCCGGAGCCCAGTAACCAACCTCGAGCTATCACGCGGCATCACGCACACTTATGGTCGCGAAAAGGGCGAGGATCGTGCGCGCGTGCCGCAAGGCCACGGCTTCGCGGTCCGTGCCGTAACCACCGCCCAGTGTGCTCGCCAAAGGAATGCCGCGCCGCTTCGCCTCCGTCGCCACAAAGCGATCGCGGTCCGCGAGGCCTTTGTCCGTCAAGGACAGGCGCCCAAGCTTGTCGTCCGTATGGGCATCGACGCCGGCCTGCAGCAAGATCAGTTCCGGTCCGAAATAATCGAGGACCATGGGCAGCGATCCCGACAGCGCGTCCAGATAGCCCGCATCGCCCGTTGCATCGGGAAGTCCGATATCGAGTGAAGAGCGCGCCTTGCGTGTGGGGAAGTTTTTCTCGGCATGAATGGAGAGCGTGAAGATGTCGCTGCGCCCTGCGGTGAGGGCCGCAGTGCCATCGCCCTGATGCACATCGAGATCGAGGATCAGGATGCGCGAGACGTCACCTTCCTCGATCAGCCGGTTGGCGGCGAGTACCAAGTCATTGAACACGCAATAGCCCGCGCCGGTATCGACCAGGGCATGGTGACTGCCGCCAGCGGAATTTCCAGCATACCCGTGCTCCAGCGCCAGCTTCGCCGCGAGCCACGTTCCACCGGGGGAGAGCTGCGATCGCCGGGAAATCCGCTCGTCGATCGTAAAGCCAATCCGGCGCTGCTTGGCCGCTGGCACCGCGCAATCGATGACTTCCTCAACATAAGCCGGGTCGTGGACAGCCTCGAGCCATTCCCGCGGCATGACTTCGGGCGCATGGACCGTCATTGCCACTCCGCTTCCCCCCAGCGCCCGCATGACCAGCGCATACTTGTCATGCGGGAAAGTACCCGTGCGCTCGGTTTCGACAGCGTAACCAGGGTGATGGACAACATGCAGCATAGGCCCTGCAGGTAGAACGCCCAGGCGTGCAGGTCGAGCAGCATTACCTATCCGCGGGTGGGCCTGCGGACCTTGCGAAAGGAGGCGAACCTGTGGCTTGATATTCCGATCGATGTGCTGACCAAAGACAGCAATGGCGACGGTGTTTCCGATCTCGTTGCTGCGCACCTTGGCATAGACGTGCACGCCGATGAGGCACCCTTCGTGGTAGGCTCGGATGCGACCACCTGCAACCAGAGTGCTACCGATCCGGTGACAACCGTACGCCGAAAGGTACTACTGATGCTCACCGGCATCGATGAGGCGGCGATCCGCGAGCCTATCGATCGCGCTCCCAACGCCCCGTTGTTTTCCGGAATCTCGCGCGTTTCCAGCGGCGAGAAGTGGCCGCTGTTCGTCAAGGGGCGTCCTGCAGACCTCGCGTGCATGGTGCAATTGCCGATGCCGGTACTGGTCTACGGTGCGAAAGGCGAAGAGGCCCTGCAACGCCGTTCGCCCGATTTCCGTCTCATCGAACTGCCCGCACTGGTCATGAACCGGGAAAAGTCGCGCGGCTACGCGATCTGTTCGAGCGGTTGGGCCGGTGGCACAATCCTGTTCTGGCTGGAAGATGGCGCGTGGCGCTTTGAGACCATTTCAAGCTGGATCACGTGATGATGCACGGATCCTGCTCCGTCAGATATTGTGGGTACAAAAAGGTGCTCTTGCAGGGGGATGGCAACTGTTGATCTCAGAGTACCGCGCCGTGGCTTCGCAGATGCCCTGTGCGGCTCCAGTTATCGCGGCGCTGCACGCCGGTGGGAGGATCGTGCGGCCAGAGCGGCGGAAAGGCACATCATCGTTAGCCCCCCAAGGGCGAGACTGGCTCCGACCGGTCCGGTAGAGGCCCAGCCAAGGCCTGCGGCAATGGCAACGCCGCCCGTCCAAGCCCCGATCGCGTTGGAAAGGTTGAAGGCGGAATGGTTCATCGCGGCGGCGAGCGACTGGGCCTTGGGGGCGACTTCCATCAATCGCGATTGCAGCGCGGGGACGAGTGCGAAGCCGATCCCGATGAGGAACAGCGAAGCCCCGGTCATCAGCGGGCTGGAGACCGCGAACCAGAAAAGCGCGAGAGTGATGGCATTCCAGACCATGATCGCGAAGATGGCCGGGATCAGCGCGCGGTCTGCCATCCAGCCACCCGCGACGTTGCCCAGGCACATGCCAAGACCCCAGAGGGCGAGGAACAGTGGCACACTGCCCTCCGCGATGCCTGTCGCTTCGGTAAGCGTGGGCGAGATATAGCTGTAGACTGCGAACATGCCGCCAAATCCGATGGTGGCCGTCGCCAGCGTCAGCCAGACCTGCACGCTCGTGAAAGCCGAGAGTTCACCTAGCGGGCTGGCGCCATCCTGTGCCGGGATGTGGGGGAGTGCCACGCGGAGGAGACCCACGAGGGCCAGGCCACCGAGCGCAACGAGCGCGAAAGTCGATTGCCAGCCAAAAGCCTGCCCCAGCCAGGTCGTGAGCGGTACGCCGATCAGGTTCGCAGCTGCCAGCCCCAGCATGACCCGTCCGATGGCTTGAGCGCGTTGTTCCCTGGGGACGAGCGCAGCTGCGACGATCGAGGCGGTGCCGTAGTAGGCGCCATGGGGCAGACCCGCGGCGAAGCGCGCGGCGGCCAGCCCCCAGAAGCTGGAGGCACAGGCGCTGAGGGCATTGCCGGCCAGGACGATGAGTCCGAGGAGCATCAAAAGTGACCGCTTCTCCATCCGGGCCGTTACCACGGCCAGCGCGGGCGATCCTATGACGACGCCCAGCGCATAGGCACTGATGAAGTGTCCGGCCTCGGGGATCGAGACCTGTGCGGTGTTGGCCATGCCGGGAAGCAGGCCCATCGCGGCAAATTCGCCGGTGCCGATGAAAAGGCCTCCGAAGCCCAATGCGATCTGGGCGAGGGCAGGGCCATGAGGAGTGGATGGTCTGGAGGATTGGCTCATGGGTTTTCACGACAGGAATTGCGATCGGAGAGCGCCCGGAAGAGCAGCTCTTCCAGGTGCGGGGCGGGGCCGGCGGCTTGGCTTGTCTGAGCCTCTCTAGCGGGCTGGCAGGGCCAGGGATGCCCTGATAGAGTTCAACGCAGCGTTCGATTTTGCTCATATTCAGCGATGACCGGCGCCTGCCGGCTCGTGTCCGGGAGTTTGCATTGATAAACTTGTCGCGATCCGATCTGGGCGATCTCAAGGTATTCATGGAGCTTGCGCGCCATGGTGGCTTCCGCAAGGCCGCGCTTGAGATGGACGTGTCCGCCTCGGCGCTCAGCCACGCTTTGCGTGGCCTGGAAACGCGACTTGGCGTGCGCCTCATCAATCGCAATGCGCGCAGCGTGACGCTGACACAGGCGGGTGAGGAACTTCTTGTTCAGCTGGAAACCGGCTTCGCAGCGATCGGCGCAGGCGTCGAAGCGCTCAATCGCTATCGTGCGAGCCCGGCCGGACGTCTGCGGATCAATGCCTTGAGCGATGCGGCAAGGCTACTGCTCGGGCCGGTCGTCGCACGATACAACGCAGAGCATCCCGATGTGGACCTTCAAATCGTGGTGCAGGACGCCATGGTCGATATCGTCGGCGAAGGATTCGACGCCGGGATCCGGTTTGGCGACCGCGTTCCCGAGGACATGATCGCCATGCCGCTCGGATCCCCGCTGCTATGGATCATG
The DNA window shown above is from Novosphingobium sp. RL4 and carries:
- a CDS encoding IS3 family transposase (programmed frameshift), with protein sequence MARKHKPEEIIGKLREAEIVLAQGGTVADACRRIGVTEQSYYRWRKEYGGLKMDQARRMKELEKENARLRRAVSDLTLDKLILQEASPGKLLSPARRRRCIDHIRGMMPVSERRVCRVLGQHRSTQRKTPRGADDEAALTEDIIALARQYGRYGYRRVTALLRDAGWHVNRKRVERIWRREGLKVPQKQPKRGRLWLNDGSCIRLRPEYPGHVWSYDFVEGRTHDGRKFRILSIIDEASRECLALPIARRLRSEDVLAALAELFVIRGPPAHIRSDNGPEFIANAVQQWLAKIGLKTLYITPGSPWENGYCESFNGSMRDELLNGEIFYTLAEARILIEGWRRHYNTVRPHSSLGYRPPAPETATAPWLPSGSATLHLRPAMAPEAILH
- a CDS encoding histone deacetylase, encoding MLHVVHHPGYAVETERTGTFPHDKYALVMRALGGSGVAMTVHAPEVMPREWLEAVHDPAYVEEVIDCAVPAAKQRRIGFTIDERISRRSQLSPGGTWLAAKLALEHGYAGNSAGGSHHALVDTGAGYCVFNDLVLAANRLIEEGDVSRILILDLDVHQGDGTAALTAGRSDIFTLSIHAEKNFPTRKARSSLDIGLPDATGDAGYLDALSGSLPMVLDYFGPELILLQAGVDAHTDDKLGRLSLTDKGLADRDRFVATEAKRRGIPLASTLGGGYGTDREAVALRHARTILALFATISVRDAA
- a CDS encoding MFS transporter, whose translation is MSQSSRPSTPHGPALAQIALGFGGLFIGTGEFAAMGLLPGMANTAQVSIPEAGHFISAYALGVVIGSPALAVVTARMEKRSLLMLLGLIVLAGNALSACASSFWGLAAARFAAGLPHGAYYGTASIVAAALVPREQRAQAIGRVMLGLAAANLIGVPLTTWLGQAFGWQSTFALVALGGLALVGLLRVALPHIPAQDGASPLGELSAFTSVQVWLTLATATIGFGGMFAVYSYISPTLTEATGIAEGSVPLFLALWGLGMCLGNVAGGWMADRALIPAIFAIMVWNAITLALFWFAVSSPLMTGASLFLIGIGFALVPALQSRLMEVAPKAQSLAAAMNHSAFNLSNAIGAWTGGVAIAAGLGWASTGPVGASLALGGLTMMCLSAALAARSSHRRAAPR
- a CDS encoding LysR family transcriptional regulator, translated to MSRSDLGDLKVFMELARHGGFRKAALEMDVSASALSHALRGLETRLGVRLINRNARSVTLTQAGEELLVQLETGFAAIGAGVEALNRYRASPAGRLRINALSDAARLLLGPVVARYNAEHPDVDLQIVVQDAMVDIVGEGFDAGIRFGDRVPEDMIAMPLGSPLLWIMVASPDYLEAAGEPESPDDLHNHRCIGMRTGTGAMYHWELGTGKTARTLNLAWSVVVDESALAIDVARNHGGIAYCLRERVAGLVEAGQLREVLPHWSSPGEAFHIYYPGRRQQPEALRRFIAMIREEARGRGLSWLHQR